One genomic region from Flagellimonas oceani encodes:
- a CDS encoding DUF4230 domain-containing protein, translating to MKRILVGAVIALASVLIYKSCADDREQKSILEESSMLIQQELRNVSKLVVTEGHFAEVYNYKDSKELFGPLVTAHKKALVVVNADVTIAYDLSKINYDVDEENKVLTITQIPEPEIKISPDFEYYDVTADYLNQFNAGDYNAIKRNVNASLMKKIEASSLRSNAENRLVSELSRILVLTNSMGWTLVYNNTPVENSEQLKTFLD from the coding sequence ATGAAGAGAATATTAGTTGGAGCGGTAATAGCGTTGGCCTCGGTTTTGATCTACAAATCGTGCGCCGATGACCGTGAACAAAAATCAATTTTAGAAGAAAGTTCAATGCTGATCCAGCAAGAACTACGCAATGTATCCAAATTAGTGGTCACCGAAGGGCATTTTGCCGAGGTGTACAATTATAAAGATTCCAAGGAACTCTTCGGCCCATTGGTCACCGCCCATAAAAAGGCGTTGGTGGTCGTGAATGCCGACGTGACGATTGCCTACGACCTTTCCAAAATAAATTATGATGTGGACGAAGAGAACAAGGTATTGACCATTACCCAAATTCCGGAACCCGAAATCAAGATCAGTCCCGATTTTGAATATTACGATGTTACGGCGGATTATCTAAACCAATTCAATGCTGGTGACTACAACGCCATCAAAAGGAATGTAAACGCCTCTTTGATGAAAAAAATAGAGGCTTCCTCGCTGCGTTCCAATGCCGAAAACAGGCTCGTGAGCGAACTGTCCCGGATATTGGTCTTGACCAATTCCATGGGTTGGACTTTGGTGTACAACAACACTCCGGTTGAAAATTCGGAGCAATTGAAAACTTTTTTGGATTAG